A part of Streptococcus porcinus genomic DNA contains:
- a CDS encoding phage holin, translated as MEELQQTIVSASMTIITIVIGILVKYVKEYLLKKGGEKSVKIAEIVAKNAVEAVEQIAYDKDIKGLDKLTEAKISMQNELSKHNIYLSNQDMEMFIEAAVKRMNDNWKGQ; from the coding sequence ATGGAAGAATTACAACAAACAATCGTTAGCGCATCAATGACAATTATTACTATTGTCATTGGTATTTTAGTTAAATACGTTAAAGAGTACTTGCTCAAAAAGGGTGGGGAAAAGTCTGTTAAAATCGCCGAAATCGTCGCAAAAAACGCAGTCGAAGCAGTAGAACAGATTGCATACGACAAAGATATCAAAGGTCTAGACAAACTCACAGAAGCTAAAATCAGCATGCAAAATGAATTATCTAAGCATAATATTTATTTAAGCAATCAAGACATGGAAATGTTTATTGAAGCAGCTGTGAAAAGAATGAACGACAATTGGAAAGG